A region of Paractinoplanes abujensis DNA encodes the following proteins:
- a CDS encoding M14 family zinc carboxypeptidase gives MSSRARWVAVAAALALTITPAALPARAAPGEPALTLAAGEAALVRFRLPDEAALQRLVHQGADLAARPRTEQGAVLVDLVVDQDQLTGQGAVPVQVIQRSAQAPRTSAHRQAIQADTLQFLQAYWWTTGGRTFLQTQVATTATDDPDVEITVTWRTADGATGSFPLVRFSDSGEYQYHYTLPRPLPAKPVQVTASSSLGGTSRAVTPAAWPGATPPAAPSGYQKDFVDAYMTPVDVRARIKRLARQYPALVDVLDLPNKTQGYRRTAVGYLGDPAAAAVVVESVRFGDQGLNGVQVRTVDPGLPNRPLSATYRDRVLTLRLATDAGGKVISTTDDVAAFITARYPQQFRAFVEEGSAGIPMPVTGPVRLDDGLKGTEVPRAPWTVQALRIGKVRDGSKPGVLAYSQEHAREWATPLVTLEFAERLLANYATDAATRELVDAVDVFVIPTVNPDGANYSFNDYNFQRKNLVNHCTGTSRDPRNRDSWGVDLNRNYTVGSYFDGYVGASANCLSGTYAGTAELSEAESGNVIALAKAHPNIGLAMNVHSYGGYFMWPPGAYRADGRVTLPRPSIDESKFFLDSARRIVSAISAERGTVTWPSYTGPVADVLYSAAGNSADQLYYELGIDAWDFEVGNDRWNETTQQWEGVGFQPPFDEAHGESQEYAGGLVELVRVARDKAAAQE, from the coding sequence ATGTCGTCTCGTGCTCGATGGGTGGCGGTCGCCGCCGCTCTCGCATTGACCATCACGCCGGCCGCGCTGCCGGCCCGGGCGGCGCCCGGCGAGCCGGCGCTGACATTGGCGGCCGGGGAGGCCGCGCTGGTCCGGTTCCGGCTGCCCGACGAGGCCGCGCTGCAACGACTGGTGCATCAGGGCGCCGACCTGGCGGCCCGGCCCCGCACCGAGCAGGGCGCGGTGCTGGTCGACCTCGTCGTGGACCAGGACCAGCTGACCGGGCAGGGGGCCGTGCCGGTCCAGGTCATCCAGCGGTCGGCGCAGGCGCCGCGGACGTCGGCCCACCGGCAGGCCATTCAGGCCGACACGCTGCAGTTCCTGCAGGCGTACTGGTGGACGACCGGCGGCCGGACGTTCCTGCAGACGCAGGTGGCCACGACCGCGACCGACGACCCGGACGTCGAGATCACGGTGACCTGGCGGACGGCGGACGGCGCGACCGGGTCGTTCCCGCTGGTGCGGTTCTCCGACTCGGGCGAATACCAGTACCACTACACGCTGCCGCGGCCCCTGCCGGCCAAGCCGGTGCAGGTCACGGCCTCGTCCAGCCTGGGTGGGACGTCACGGGCGGTGACGCCGGCCGCCTGGCCGGGCGCCACCCCGCCGGCCGCCCCGAGCGGATATCAGAAGGACTTCGTCGACGCGTACATGACGCCGGTCGACGTGCGGGCACGGATCAAGCGACTGGCCCGGCAGTACCCGGCGCTCGTCGACGTGCTCGACCTGCCCAACAAGACCCAGGGCTATCGCCGTACGGCCGTGGGCTACCTCGGTGATCCCGCCGCGGCCGCCGTCGTCGTGGAGTCGGTGCGGTTCGGGGATCAGGGCCTGAACGGCGTCCAGGTGCGGACGGTCGATCCGGGCCTGCCCAACCGCCCCCTGTCAGCGACGTACCGGGATCGAGTCTTGACCTTGCGCCTCGCCACTGACGCCGGCGGCAAGGTCATCAGCACGACCGATGATGTGGCGGCGTTCATCACCGCGCGTTATCCGCAACAGTTCCGGGCGTTCGTGGAGGAGGGCTCGGCCGGGATTCCGATGCCGGTGACCGGTCCCGTACGGCTTGACGACGGGCTCAAAGGCACCGAGGTGCCCCGCGCGCCGTGGACCGTGCAGGCGCTGCGCATCGGCAAGGTCCGCGACGGGTCGAAGCCGGGCGTGCTGGCGTACTCGCAGGAACACGCGCGCGAATGGGCCACGCCGCTGGTGACGCTGGAGTTCGCGGAACGGTTGCTGGCCAACTACGCGACCGACGCCGCCACCCGGGAACTGGTCGACGCGGTGGACGTGTTCGTGATCCCGACGGTCAACCCGGACGGCGCCAACTACTCGTTCAACGACTACAACTTCCAGCGCAAGAACCTCGTCAACCACTGCACGGGCACGTCGCGCGACCCGCGCAACCGGGACTCGTGGGGCGTCGACCTCAACCGCAACTACACGGTGGGGTCGTACTTCGACGGGTATGTCGGGGCCAGTGCCAACTGCCTGTCCGGCACGTACGCGGGCACGGCCGAGCTGTCCGAGGCCGAGAGCGGCAACGTGATCGCCCTGGCCAAGGCACATCCGAACATCGGGCTGGCGATGAACGTGCACAGCTACGGCGGGTACTTCATGTGGCCGCCCGGCGCCTACCGGGCCGACGGGCGGGTCACACTGCCCCGGCCGTCGATCGACGAGTCGAAGTTCTTCCTGGACAGCGCGCGGCGGATCGTGAGCGCGATCTCGGCCGAGCGCGGCACGGTGACGTGGCCGTCGTACACGGGGCCGGTGGCCGACGTGCTGTACTCGGCGGCGGGCAACTCGGCCGACCAGCTGTACTACGAGCTGGGCATCGACGCCTGGGACTTCGAGGTGGGCAACGACCGGTGGAACGAGACGACCCAGCAGTGGGAGGGGGTCGGGTTCCAGCCGCCGTTCGACGAGGCGCACGGCGAGTCACAGGAGTACGCCGGCGGGCTCGTGGAACTCGTACGGGTGGCGCGGGACAAGGCGGCTGCCCAGGAGTAA
- a CDS encoding RNA polymerase sigma factor, translated as MTSVADALAQAHRRDWAQVLATTAQVTRDLDLAEECTQDAYAQAMETWRRDGVPSRPGAWLTRVARNRALDLLRREAAWRRRLPLLVASDPSPGDDRLRLVFTCCHPALSREHQVALTARLVCGLSTAEVARAFLVSEPTMAARLTRAKKKIATARIPYRVPPPEALAERLEPVLEVVHLLFTTGHTAPTGPALTRADLTASAIELARTLHLLMPRSAPVTALLALLLVIDARAAARVGADGRLLLLSDQDRTLWNHDRITEGVSLLTESLRRHPPSRFAVEAAIAAVHAEAPSWEQTDWSEIIGLYAVLLRLTGNSPVVTLNRAVAIGFRDGPAAGLAALQPLTGEPALATYPYLAAARADFLRRLGRVAEAVTAYEEALALTANETERAFLTARLQGLEE; from the coding sequence ATGACGTCGGTCGCCGACGCCCTGGCCCAGGCGCACCGCCGCGACTGGGCCCAGGTGCTCGCGACGACCGCCCAGGTGACGCGCGATCTGGATCTGGCCGAGGAGTGCACGCAGGACGCGTACGCCCAGGCCATGGAGACGTGGAGACGCGACGGGGTGCCGTCGCGGCCCGGGGCCTGGCTCACCCGGGTGGCCCGCAACCGGGCCCTCGACCTGCTGCGACGGGAAGCCGCTTGGCGGCGCCGGCTCCCTTTGCTGGTCGCGTCCGATCCTTCGCCGGGCGACGACCGGCTCCGGCTCGTCTTCACCTGCTGTCATCCTGCGCTGTCCCGCGAGCATCAGGTGGCGCTGACCGCCCGGCTCGTCTGCGGGCTGTCGACGGCCGAGGTGGCCCGCGCCTTCCTGGTCTCGGAGCCGACGATGGCGGCCCGCCTGACCCGGGCCAAGAAGAAGATCGCCACGGCCCGGATCCCGTACCGCGTGCCACCTCCGGAGGCCTTGGCCGAGCGGCTGGAACCGGTGCTCGAGGTGGTGCACCTGCTGTTCACGACCGGGCACACCGCGCCGACCGGTCCCGCGCTGACCCGGGCCGACCTGACCGCGAGCGCGATCGAACTGGCCCGTACGTTGCACCTGCTCATGCCGCGGTCGGCGCCCGTGACCGCGCTGCTGGCCCTGCTCCTGGTGATCGACGCCCGCGCGGCGGCCCGGGTCGGTGCCGATGGCCGTCTGTTACTGCTGTCCGACCAGGACCGCACGCTTTGGAATCACGATCGCATCACTGAGGGTGTTTCGCTGCTGACCGAATCGCTGCGCCGCCACCCGCCGTCCCGCTTCGCGGTCGAGGCCGCGATCGCCGCCGTGCACGCCGAGGCCCCGTCGTGGGAGCAGACCGACTGGTCCGAGATCATCGGTCTCTACGCGGTGCTGCTGCGGCTGACCGGCAACTCCCCTGTGGTCACCTTGAACCGGGCGGTGGCGATCGGCTTCCGCGACGGCCCCGCGGCGGGGCTGGCCGCGCTGCAGCCTCTGACCGGCGAACCGGCCCTGGCCACCTACCCCTACCTGGCCGCGGCCCGGGCCGACTTCCTGCGCCGGCTCGGCCGGGTCGCCGAGGCGGTCACCGCGTACGAGGAAGCTTTGGCCCTGACCGCCAACGAGACCGAGCGCGCTTTCCTCACCGCGCGGCTACAGGGCCTCGAGGAATGA
- a CDS encoding TetR/AcrR family transcriptional regulator C-terminal domain-containing protein, with the protein MASERTSTEAPYRRIVGEIRRRIESGLLQPGDRVPSARAITREWGVAIATATKVHATLREQGLTISRPGVGTVVAGPVPRREHELNRDRIVRVATAIADEHGMAELTMRRLAAELGVATMSLYRHVPGREELVLAMMDVALGTVRLPPRPPADWRVALEVCAREEWAVFQRHPWLGPSMSLTRPQLAPNGVLLTEWVLTAFDGTTLTGSERMYVQILLFTFVRGLSTALEIENEAVRETGMTGEQWLQTQSGLLTGMIDSGAIDHFRELTEHGFDFGLDQLFEFGLARLLDGIDLFVQARS; encoded by the coding sequence ATGGCGAGCGAGCGTACTAGTACGGAGGCCCCGTACCGGCGGATCGTGGGCGAGATCCGCCGGCGCATCGAGTCCGGCCTGCTGCAGCCGGGGGACCGCGTGCCGTCGGCTCGGGCGATCACCCGCGAGTGGGGCGTCGCGATCGCCACGGCCACCAAGGTGCACGCCACGCTGCGCGAACAGGGGTTGACGATCTCGCGGCCCGGCGTGGGCACGGTCGTCGCCGGGCCGGTGCCACGCCGCGAGCACGAGCTGAACCGGGACCGGATCGTGCGGGTCGCGACGGCGATCGCCGACGAGCACGGCATGGCCGAGCTGACCATGCGACGACTGGCGGCCGAGCTCGGCGTGGCCACGATGTCGCTCTACCGGCACGTGCCGGGGCGGGAGGAACTCGTCCTGGCAATGATGGATGTGGCTCTGGGAACGGTGCGGCTGCCGCCCCGGCCTCCGGCCGACTGGCGTGTTGCGCTCGAGGTGTGCGCTCGCGAGGAGTGGGCCGTCTTCCAGCGCCACCCGTGGCTGGGCCCGTCGATGTCGCTGACCCGTCCGCAGCTCGCGCCGAACGGGGTGCTGCTCACCGAGTGGGTGCTGACCGCGTTCGACGGCACGACCCTGACCGGCAGCGAACGCATGTACGTCCAGATTCTGCTGTTCACGTTCGTGCGGGGCCTCTCGACCGCCCTGGAGATCGAGAACGAGGCCGTCCGCGAAACCGGCATGACCGGCGAACAGTGGCTGCAAACGCAATCCGGCCTGCTCACCGGCATGATCGATTCCGGCGCGATCGATCACTTCCGCGAACTGACCGAGCACGGCTTCGATTTCGGCCTCGACCAGCTCTTCGAGTTCGGCCTGGCCCGCCTTCTCGACGGCATCGACCTCTTCGTCCAGGCCCGCAGCTGA
- a CDS encoding NADP-dependent oxidoreductase has protein sequence MRAAVFDRFGPADVLHVVHIPDPQPGPGEVRVRVLAAGVQPFDVAVRQGNMPWAKVEFPQTIGQEYAGVIDALGAGVRDLAVGDPVLGSTMLNGHAELVVVAAENVVRKPREVDFPTAAALVAAAQTAGGALLELGVGPGDVLLVHAAAGSVGTVATQLARLAGATVIGSASPENHDRVRRQGAVPVTYGPGLVSEVRELGLQPTVALDGAGAEAIAQSVQLGIAPERIGTVVDDKAAAEHGARVVRAGRDPKRLAHVIDLAAQGKVRMPVQAFPLADVVDAHRAVESRHSHGKVVLIVEP, from the coding sequence ATGAGAGCTGCTGTGTTCGACAGGTTCGGTCCGGCCGACGTGTTGCATGTGGTGCACATCCCCGACCCGCAGCCGGGGCCGGGTGAGGTGCGGGTGCGCGTGCTCGCCGCCGGTGTTCAGCCCTTCGACGTGGCCGTGCGGCAGGGGAACATGCCGTGGGCCAAGGTGGAGTTTCCGCAGACCATCGGTCAGGAGTACGCCGGGGTGATCGACGCGCTGGGTGCGGGCGTACGGGATCTGGCCGTGGGTGACCCCGTGCTCGGGTCGACGATGCTCAACGGTCACGCGGAACTGGTGGTCGTGGCGGCCGAGAACGTGGTGCGCAAGCCGCGCGAGGTCGACTTCCCGACCGCCGCGGCCCTGGTGGCCGCGGCCCAGACCGCCGGTGGCGCGCTGCTCGAACTCGGGGTCGGCCCGGGTGACGTGCTGCTCGTGCACGCCGCCGCGGGCAGTGTCGGCACTGTCGCCACGCAGCTCGCGCGTCTGGCCGGGGCCACGGTGATCGGCTCGGCGAGCCCGGAGAACCATGACCGCGTGCGGCGGCAGGGTGCTGTGCCGGTCACGTACGGCCCGGGGCTGGTGAGCGAGGTGCGCGAACTCGGACTGCAACCGACGGTCGCGCTGGACGGTGCGGGGGCGGAAGCGATCGCGCAATCCGTGCAACTCGGCATCGCCCCCGAGCGCATCGGCACGGTCGTCGACGACAAGGCCGCCGCCGAGCACGGCGCCCGGGTGGTGCGCGCCGGCCGCGACCCGAAACGCCTCGCGCACGTGATCGACCTGGCCGCGCAGGGCAAAGTGCGCATGCCGGTGCAGGCCTTCCCGCTCGCCGACGTGGTCGACGCGCACCGGGCCGTCGAGTCCCGCCACAGCCACGGCAAGGTCGTGCTCATCGTCGAGCCGTAA
- a CDS encoding YciI family protein: protein MTKYTLLIYGDPAEWEAMTGEQRAAHDAGHAEFRAAAGDRIIGGQELEPAPTATTLRGTTTSDGPFLETKEALGGFYLLEAADLDEVLALAKLLPEVRAGHSGVEIRPVVDHG, encoded by the coding sequence CATCTACGGCGACCCGGCCGAGTGGGAGGCGATGACCGGGGAGCAGCGCGCTGCGCACGACGCCGGGCACGCGGAGTTCCGCGCGGCGGCCGGCGACCGGATCATCGGCGGGCAGGAGCTGGAGCCGGCGCCGACCGCGACGACGCTGCGCGGGACCACCACCTCGGACGGACCGTTCCTGGAGACCAAGGAGGCGCTGGGCGGGTTCTACCTGCTCGAGGCGGCCGACCTGGACGAGGTGCTGGCCCTGGCCAAGCTGCTGCCCGAGGTGCGGGCCGGGCACAGCGGGGTCGAGATCCGGCCCGTCGTCGACCACGGATGA
- a CDS encoding bifunctional 4-hydroxy-2-oxoglutarate aldolase/2-dehydro-3-deoxy-phosphogluconate aldolase, giving the protein MTDQSAPLDAVSAAVVNSGIVAILRAPTADYFAAVAEVLAGNGITALEVTLTSRGAIEALAGLRRQLPASVAVGAGTVLTADDAKAAADAGAEFLVSPVLDAELVRGSELPFYPGTSTPTEMYQAHLAGAPLVKVFPAAGLGPRWLRDVRGPLPQVNVMPTGGVKIEDIADWLLAGAKAVGVGGPLLGDAVTGGSLAALANRARHAVSAVKFARS; this is encoded by the coding sequence GTGACAGACCAGAGCGCTCCCCTCGACGCCGTGTCCGCCGCCGTGGTCAACAGCGGGATCGTCGCCATCCTGCGGGCTCCCACGGCTGACTATTTCGCCGCCGTCGCCGAAGTGCTGGCGGGCAACGGCATCACCGCCCTCGAGGTGACGCTCACCTCGCGCGGCGCCATCGAGGCGCTGGCCGGTCTGCGCCGCCAGTTGCCGGCCTCGGTGGCGGTCGGCGCCGGCACGGTGCTCACCGCCGACGACGCGAAGGCCGCGGCCGACGCCGGGGCCGAGTTCCTGGTCTCCCCGGTGCTCGACGCCGAGCTCGTACGGGGCTCCGAGCTGCCTTTCTATCCGGGCACGTCCACCCCGACCGAGATGTATCAGGCCCACCTGGCCGGCGCTCCGCTGGTCAAGGTGTTCCCCGCGGCCGGCCTCGGCCCGCGCTGGCTGCGTGACGTACGCGGCCCGTTGCCCCAGGTCAACGTCATGCCGACCGGCGGCGTCAAGATCGAGGACATCGCCGACTGGCTGCTGGCCGGGGCCAAGGCGGTCGGTGTCGGTGGCCCGCTGCTCGGCGACGCGGTCACCGGGGGCAGCCTGGCCGCCCTGGCCAACCGCGCCCGCCACGCGGTGAGCGCGGTCAAGTTCGCCCGCTCATGA
- a CDS encoding sugar kinase, translated as MSPGLFTFGETMGLVAADGIGPLGHAKSFSFGIGGAESNVAIGVARLGGEATWLGRVGPDATGALIASRIAAAGVRTLAVTDESFTGLMVRHRRSGEFAQVDYHRAGSAGSRLSPADVPAHELQDASIVHVTGITPALSGTARAAVFQSVETARAAGVAVSVDVNFRAKLWSRFDAAPVLRDLVSRADIVFASPEEAELFVDPGDVAANLAELGPAEVIVKDGGRGCSALIEGVRLSKAALSVTVVDPVGAGDAFVAGYLADRLAGAAPEERLTTAIATGAFAVTVPGDCEGAPTRDDLAALIGDDVRR; from the coding sequence ATGAGCCCCGGGCTGTTCACTTTTGGCGAGACCATGGGCCTGGTCGCCGCGGACGGCATCGGCCCCCTGGGCCACGCCAAGAGTTTCTCGTTCGGCATCGGCGGCGCCGAGAGCAACGTCGCGATCGGCGTGGCCCGGCTGGGCGGCGAGGCGACGTGGCTGGGCCGGGTCGGTCCCGACGCCACTGGCGCGCTGATCGCGTCGCGGATCGCCGCGGCCGGTGTGCGCACGCTGGCCGTCACCGACGAGTCGTTCACCGGCCTGATGGTGCGCCACCGGCGGTCCGGCGAGTTCGCCCAGGTCGACTATCACCGGGCGGGCAGTGCGGGCTCGCGGCTCTCCCCGGCCGACGTCCCCGCCCACGAGCTGCAAGACGCGTCGATTGTGCACGTCACCGGCATCACGCCGGCGCTGAGCGGGACGGCCCGCGCGGCGGTGTTCCAATCGGTCGAGACCGCCCGGGCGGCCGGCGTCGCCGTGTCGGTCGACGTGAACTTCCGGGCCAAGCTGTGGAGCCGGTTCGACGCCGCGCCCGTGCTGCGTGACCTGGTCTCGCGGGCCGACATCGTCTTCGCCTCGCCCGAGGAGGCGGAGCTGTTCGTCGACCCCGGCGACGTGGCGGCCAACCTGGCCGAACTGGGCCCGGCCGAGGTGATCGTCAAGGACGGCGGCCGGGGCTGCTCGGCCCTGATCGAGGGTGTGCGGCTGAGCAAGGCGGCGCTGTCCGTCACCGTGGTCGACCCGGTCGGCGCCGGCGACGCGTTCGTGGCGGGTTATCTCGCCGACCGGCTGGCCGGGGCCGCCCCCGAGGAGCGGCTGACCACTGCCATCGCCACCGGCGCCTTCGCGGTGACCGTCCCGGGCGACTGTGAGGGTGCCCCGACGCGCGACGACCTGGCCGCGCTGATCGGGGACGACGTCAGACGTTAG